One Chlamydiales bacterium genomic window, CTCTTTCGGGGATTGCTTTGTTAATAGATGGAGAAAAAAAGCGTTCTCTTCTTAAAAACCTTGCTAAAGATACCATTGCCTTTTCGGACAGCCATCACGACTTACCCTTTTTAGAATCAGCTCAAGAAGCAGTTGCTGTCAATCCTAATCGTCATCTTGCAAAAATTGCTCGTGCACGTGATTGGGAAATTCTATAGATATCGAGAATGAAAGACGATAATTCCTTAATTCAAGGATTGGCCATTGTTCTCAAATTTTCCTTTATGATTAGAGAATTTGGTCTCTTGAAAAGTTTTGGACTTTATATATTCAATCAATTAAAGTTCGTGGGTCGATAATGAAGAAAAGTCTTTTAGTTTTTCTTAACCAGATCGCTCAGATTCTATTTGATAAAAAAGGGTTTAATATCCTAGCGCTTGATGTTGAACAGATTTCAACATTAACAGATGTTTTTTTGATTGCTGAGGGAAAGGTTGATAAACACGTCATTGGGCTTGCAAATGAATTAATTCATCTCTTAAAGCAAAAAAGCATTATGCCCATCCATGTAGAAGGACTTGATCAAGGAGATTGGGTCGTGATCGACTATGGAAAAGTCATTATTCACTTATTTAAACCGGATATGCGAAAAAAGTATTCCCTCGAGAGGTTATGGCATGAAGGAAAAATTGTTGATTTAGAACTATCAGTTTGTAAACAACAAAAAGGAATTTGAGGAAATTTTTATGAGTAAAAAACGGATTGTAGTCACAGGGATGGGGGTAGTTTCTTGCTTTGGGAACGATGTTGAGATTTTTTATGACGCTTTACTTGCAGGGAAAAGTGGTGTCAAACCGATTAGCAGTTTTTCTTGCGAAGACTATCCCACGCGCTTTGCTGCTCAAGTTCCTGATTTTGATGCAAGTGATTACATTGATCGTAAACAAGAACGCAGAATTGATCCATTTATTCGTTTTGCAACTGTAGCTGGGAAAAAAGCCTTAGAAATGGCACAGATTAATCGTGATGCCCTGGGGAAAATCAATAAAACACGCTCTGGGATTATTATTGGCTCTGGTATGGGAGGATTAAATACCTTTTATGATGGAACTAAAACGTTGATAACAAAAGGTTATCGTCGAATTACTCCTTTCTTTATTCCATTTATCATTACTAACATGGCTGGGGCACTTCTAGCTATTGATCTTGGCTTTATGGGGCCTAATTATTCTATATCCACTGCTTGTGCAACAGCAAACTATAGCATTGTTGCAGCCGCTAATCACATTCGTCAAGGGGATGCAGATTTAATGATTTGTGGTGGATCCGAAGCTGCGATTACCCCTCTTGGTTTAGTGGGATTTATTGCAAATAAAGCGCTTTCTGAGCGTAACGAATCCCCAGAAGGTGCTTCTCGTCCCTGGGATAAAGACAGAGATGGTTTTGTCATGGGAGAAGGAGCCGGCATCCTAGTTCTAGAATCGTTAGAACATGCTATTAGTCGAGGTGCTCCCATTTTAGCTGAATACTTGGGAGGAGCAGTGAGTTGTGATGCTTATCACATGACAGCACCACGTGAAGATGGATCTGGAGTGGCTTTATGTATTGAAAAAGCCTTGAAAGATGGTGATCTCCCTAAAGAGATGATTAATTATATCAATGCGCATGCTACATCGACTCCTTTAGGAGATATAGCTGAGATTGAAGGGATCCATACAGTCTTTGGTTCTCACTCTCGTCATGTTAAGATCAATGCGACCAAGTCGATGATTGGACATTGCTTAGGAGCAGCTGGAGGAGTTGAGGCCATTGCAACAATTCAAGCAATTAGAAGAAGCAAGATTCATCCGACAATTAATCTTTATCATCCTGAACCTTGTCTTGGTGATCTTGATCCTGTTGCTAATATTTCTCAGAATCTAGAGGTGACAGCAGGACTTTCTGAATCCTTTGGATTTGGAGGTCATAATGGAGCAACTATATTTGGCCCTTTTCCATAATATTCTCTATGGAGCATTCTTTTGGCATTATTCCTCTTAGATGGAAAAATAAGAGATGGGAAACATTATTAGTCAAACACATAGCAGGCCATTGGGCTTTTCCTAAGGGCCATCCTAAAGAAGGGGAAAATTTTCAAGAAACAGCCTCTCGTGAACTCTATGAAGAGACCTCTCTGCGTATTGTCCGCTTCCTTCCTTTTAAACCTCTTAGTGAATCTTATGTGATTCAAAAAGAAGGAAGAAAGATTCAAAAGAGAGTGACTTATTTCTTAGCAGAGGTTAAAGAAGAGGTTTCTATTCAGGTTGAGGAGATTGAGGATTTTAAGTGGCTGGCTTTTGAAGAAGTGCAAACAATCGCAACTTTTCCTGAGACCAGAGCTATTAGCTGGGAGGCAGAAAAATATCTTTTCTCACGACATAAGAGGCCTTAGTCAATGAAATGTAATTTTAAGAGGATCTAAGCTTCGGTTAAATTTACTAAATAGACTCTTACTAAGTTTATCTATGAGAAGATTGACAGATTTTAGAGAATTCTTCTTGATAATCTTGTTGAGAGAGACGAATGATCTCTTTTGCTTCTTCTCTACCATAAAGATTGAGGATTTCCATTCGTTGAGAATTTTTTTGCATGAGATCTTCAGGAGATTCTTTGTAAGTAAGGAAATAATGCATCAGGCGCTCAATCAAATTAAACGGACAATCTTTAATATCTTGAATGTCTTTGTAGACTAGATCTTCTTTTAAGACGGCTATAATTTTATCATCTGCTTGATTGCCGTCAATCGCTCGAATGCCACCTATGGGTTTTGCAGTCACCAAGATATCGCCTCGTAAGATCGGTTTTTCAGTGAGGATGCAGATATCGAGAGGATCATGATCACCTTCAATATTCTGACGGCCTATTTTTTCACTACAAAAGGTACCCACTAATTTACCTGCATAAGTCTGGGGAATCAGACCGTATAGTGTTGGACAGTGGTTAGAATATTTTTGAGGACGATCTGCTTTTAATAAACCTGTTTTTTTATCAAGTTCAAATTTTACTGTATCAGTGGGGACAATCTCGATGTAGCAGTGGAGTTCATCAGGTGCATTCTCCCCAATATCCACCCCATGCCAAGGGTGAGCACGGCAAAAGCTATTGATCAAATCCCGTATTTCCTCAGTTTTCATATCAAATCCTTTTTTTACCTATCAAGGAATGCATTTTAATCTACACATTTTCAAGAGTCAAGCTTCATTGACTTTAAGCTTTTTTTATAGGATAATAAGCTGCTCAAATTTTTGAGGTATAAAATGGGAAAAGTTGCAGGGCTAATATTCAATGAAATCAAAGTCGAGGGATATGAATCTGTCATAGAGGTCATCGATGAACCCACAGGACTGCATGCAATTATTGCTTTGCATAATACATCCCTTGGGCCTACTCTAGGAGGCATTCGTGCTTATCCCTATCCCAGTTTTAAAGAGGCACTCCAAGATGCCCTGCGTTTGGCAAAAGCGATGACCTATAAGGCTGCAATTGCTGAAACAGGGACAGGAGGAGGGAAGAGTGTAATCATCTCTGATCCGAAAAAGCCAAAATCAAAAGAGCTTCTTTTAGCTTTTGCTGAAGCGGTAAATACTCTCGAAGGAACATATATTTGTGCAGAAGATGTTGGAGTCCGTATGGATGATCTTGCAGTGATTCGTCAAGGGACGCATTTTGCGGTAGGTCTACCACATCCAAAATCGAGTGGAGACCCTTCTCCTTTTACGGCTTATGGTGGGTTTTTAGGTCTCAAAGCTTTAGCAAGACAATTATGGGGTGTCGATTCTCTTAAGGGGCGTACAGTCGCAATTCAAGGTTTAGGTGCTGTAGGACGTCGACTCGCTGAATACCTTTTTTGGGAAGGAGCTCAGCTAGTTGTGACAGATCTTAAAGAGGATATTGTTCAACAAATTGTACGTGATTATGGAGCCATTGCTGTTAAACCTAGTGAGATCTATAGATTTCCATGCGATATTTTTGCCCCATGTGCTCTGGGAGGGATACTGAATCATGAAACGATTCCTCTGCTTCTTTGTAAAGGCATTGCTGGCTTAGCGAATAACCAACTGCATACAGAGGCTGATGGACAAGCTTTAATGAATCGTGGTATTCTCTACTCTCCTGATTATGTTGTGAACTCTGGTGGGTTATTAAACGTATGTATGGAAATTGAGAAGGTGGGTTATAACCCTCTTATTGCTCGTCAACGATTAGAAAGGATTTATGATCGTCTGTTGAGGATTTATGACCTTTCTGAAAAAAAGGGGCTTCCAACCAATCTCATTGCTAATGAATTAGCTCACTATAATCTGCAAAAAGGGGTTGGGAAAAGGAAAGAACCGGTCATTTTTCACCATTAAGTGTTGATAATTCATTAGAATTCTCCTTTTTTTCCTTCAATCTAATCAAGTACTCTTTCTATTTTCTGATTTATTGAGAAATCCTTCTTGTCTTCCCCGTAATGGATAGCTAATGTAAACAATTTACTTAGGTCTCCATTAGGATGTTTTTATGAAGATGATATTAGAATATTTTTACTATATTCTCGTTAGGTTGCTTCTTTCTTTGCGTTATCGAATAAAATTGAAAGGATTTAAGGAGCTTAAAAAAGTCAAATTTCCTCATCAAGGAGGGATTCTTTTTTTGGCTAATCACCCTGCTAAAATTGATCCCTGTATTTTACTGCGTATTTTATGGCTAAGATATCGTCCACATCCAGTTGCTATTGATTCTCTTTTTTGGCAACCTCTTGTGGGGTATCTCTTGAAGTTTATTAGAGCGCTTTCAATTCCAAACTTTGATCTTTCAGCGAATAGTTATAAAAAACGTCAATTTGATAAAACCTATGAGGAGATCTTTGGCCTTCTTAATCGCAATGAAAATCTTCTGATTTATCCTTCTGGTAGTTTGAAGCATCAAGCAAAAGAGAAGATTGGTGGGGCTTCTGGAGTTCATGCGATTTTACAAAGAGCTCCTGAGACTAATGTTGTACTGATTCGGACGAGAGGGTTATGGGGGAGTAGTTTTTCTCGTGCATTAACAGGAAAAACTCCTGATTTGATGAAGACATTGAAACAAGGAATATGGGTGGTATTAAAAAATGGAATTTTTTTTACACCTCGACGAGAGGTGATTGTAGAATGTGCAGTTGCCCCTCCGAATTTTTCGAAAGATTGGGATAGACTTACACTGAATCGGTATTTAGAAAATTGGTATAATTCTCCCGATTCTGAACCTATAAAACTCGTCTCTTTTAGTTTCTGGAAAGAAGATCTACCTCAATGTTCTATTGAAGTAGATGATGAAGAGATCTCTCTAATAGATATTCCAGAAGAGATTAAACAAAAGGTATTGCAGGAGGTGAGTAGATTAACAAAAAGACCAATGGATAAGATTCGTCTTTCAGACGATTTATCTACGGATCTTGGACTTGATTCGCTGGATATGGCAGAATTGATCTTTGTGATTAGAGAGTATTACGGGATTTCTGAGATACATAAGTCAGATTTAACGAGTGTAGGAAAGTTGAT contains:
- the rsfS gene encoding ribosome silencing factor, whose amino-acid sequence is MKKSLLVFLNQIAQILFDKKGFNILALDVEQISTLTDVFLIAEGKVDKHVIGLANELIHLLKQKSIMPIHVEGLDQGDWVVIDYGKVIIHLFKPDMRKKYSLERLWHEGKIVDLELSVCKQQKGI
- a CDS encoding Glu/Leu/Phe/Val dehydrogenase dimerization domain-containing protein, encoding MGKVAGLIFNEIKVEGYESVIEVIDEPTGLHAIIALHNTSLGPTLGGIRAYPYPSFKEALQDALRLAKAMTYKAAIAETGTGGGKSVIISDPKKPKSKELLLAFAEAVNTLEGTYICAEDVGVRMDDLAVIRQGTHFAVGLPHPKSSGDPSPFTAYGGFLGLKALARQLWGVDSLKGRTVAIQGLGAVGRRLAEYLFWEGAQLVVTDLKEDIVQQIVRDYGAIAVKPSEIYRFPCDIFAPCALGGILNHETIPLLLCKGIAGLANNQLHTEADGQALMNRGILYSPDYVVNSGGLLNVCMEIEKVGYNPLIARQRLERIYDRLLRIYDLSEKKGLPTNLIANELAHYNLQKGVGKRKEPVIFHH
- a CDS encoding inorganic pyrophosphatase, with the protein product MKTEEIRDLINSFCRAHPWHGVDIGENAPDELHCYIEIVPTDTVKFELDKKTGLLKADRPQKYSNHCPTLYGLIPQTYAGKLVGTFCSEKIGRQNIEGDHDPLDICILTEKPILRGDILVTAKPIGGIRAIDGNQADDKIIAVLKEDLVYKDIQDIKDCPFNLIERLMHYFLTYKESPEDLMQKNSQRMEILNLYGREEAKEIIRLSQQDYQEEFSKICQSSHR
- the fabF gene encoding beta-ketoacyl-ACP synthase II, giving the protein MSKKRIVVTGMGVVSCFGNDVEIFYDALLAGKSGVKPISSFSCEDYPTRFAAQVPDFDASDYIDRKQERRIDPFIRFATVAGKKALEMAQINRDALGKINKTRSGIIIGSGMGGLNTFYDGTKTLITKGYRRITPFFIPFIITNMAGALLAIDLGFMGPNYSISTACATANYSIVAAANHIRQGDADLMICGGSEAAITPLGLVGFIANKALSERNESPEGASRPWDKDRDGFVMGEGAGILVLESLEHAISRGAPILAEYLGGAVSCDAYHMTAPREDGSGVALCIEKALKDGDLPKEMINYINAHATSTPLGDIAEIEGIHTVFGSHSRHVKINATKSMIGHCLGAAGGVEAIATIQAIRRSKIHPTINLYHPEPCLGDLDPVANISQNLEVTAGLSESFGFGGHNGATIFGPFP
- a CDS encoding NUDIX domain-containing protein, translated to MEHSFGIIPLRWKNKRWETLLVKHIAGHWAFPKGHPKEGENFQETASRELYEETSLRIVRFLPFKPLSESYVIQKEGRKIQKRVTYFLAEVKEEVSIQVEEIEDFKWLAFEEVQTIATFPETRAISWEAEKYLFSRHKRP